In the genome of Corynebacterium glucuronolyticum DSM 44120, the window TCAGTGATCACCTGCAGTGGAAGCCTCGCCTAGGAGGGCGAGGCTTCCGATAAACCTTTCGCGTTAGTCGAAGTCGGTCGAAGTTGGTCGGAGTTAGCCGAAGGCGGGAACCTGCAGCGTCTGAACGTCAGAGGTATTTGTAGACATCGTCGGTGGTCAAGCCCCGCTTAATCATCATGACTTGGGACCAGTACAACAGCTGCGAAATCTCCTCGGCGAGCTCTTCATCGGACTGGTATTCGCCGGCGAGCCAAACCTCACCGGCTTCCTCGATGACTTTTTTGCCAATGAAATGGACGCCTTGATCCAG includes:
- a CDS encoding phosphoribosyl-ATP diphosphatase, producing MKTFDSLFQELANKTAERPEGSGTVHALDQGVHFIGKKVIEEAGEVWLAGEYQSDEELAEEISQLLYWSQVMMIKRGLTTDDVYKYL